From Bacteroidales bacterium, one genomic window encodes:
- a CDS encoding 6-bladed beta-propeller: protein MKRISFFIILSFFLSQICINQELPGYSLTDAPIVVDIDSVQSIPLNLSYIRYIPLETTSDCLIGRINKVLFRDDKIYVADFYQTTALYVFDMNGKFLFKISRMGKGPGEYISFRDFDIQANGDIYMFDHFGKKFIVFDPAGTYLQEFGVNYTFSHFCLVKDKMYWSILWEYNKMIANLAVYNKKEKKTEFLITDKKFLHELNLLNYTSYRFYSSPNGMVYFSPKFSEIIYSIDSTGVHPAIGIKNLNIPPDHVIKEWGGKSPGSDSGIDSDNLYFKQNIHTYETDRYITFQCITETTVSSSIFLYDKNSHSICCSPFFRYYTDIGTNGIRGSTGKYFFSYFDPNLDNEYHLKIFKSREELKEWKEEDNPVIVIFDLEI from the coding sequence ATGAAACGAATCAGCTTTTTTATCATACTCTCATTCTTTCTGTCACAAATCTGTATCAATCAGGAATTGCCCGGATATTCATTAACAGATGCTCCAATTGTAGTGGACATTGATTCGGTTCAATCAATTCCCCTAAATTTAAGTTATATCCGGTACATTCCTTTAGAAACGACTTCTGATTGCTTAATAGGCCGTATAAATAAAGTACTTTTCAGGGATGATAAAATATATGTTGCAGACTTTTATCAAACAACGGCATTGTATGTTTTTGATATGAATGGAAAATTCCTTTTTAAAATTTCCAGGATGGGGAAAGGACCCGGAGAATACATCAGTTTCCGTGATTTTGATATTCAGGCCAATGGCGACATCTATATGTTTGATCATTTCGGGAAAAAATTTATAGTTTTTGACCCGGCAGGAACATATTTACAGGAATTTGGTGTCAATTACACTTTCAGCCATTTCTGCCTGGTTAAAGATAAAATGTATTGGTCAATACTTTGGGAATATAATAAAATGATCGCCAATTTAGCTGTTTATAACAAAAAAGAAAAAAAAACAGAATTTTTAATAACGGATAAAAAATTCCTACATGAATTAAATTTATTAAATTATACTTCATATAGGTTTTATTCTTCACCCAATGGTATGGTTTATTTTTCACCCAAATTTTCTGAAATAATTTATTCTATTGACAGTACAGGTGTCCATCCTGCAATTGGTATCAAAAATCTGAATATTCCACCTGATCATGTAATAAAGGAGTGGGGCGGAAAAAGTCCTGGTTCTGATTCGGGGATTGATTCTGATAATCTGTATTTTAAACAAAATATACATACTTATGAAACAGACCGGTACATTACTTTCCAATGTATTACAGAAACAACTGTCAGTTCTAGTATTTTTTTATATGATAAAAATTCACATTCGATATGTTGCTCACCGTTTTTCCGGTATTATACAGATATCGGAACTAATGGAATCAGAGGTAGCACCGGTAAATATTTTTTCAGTTATTTTGATCCTAATCTTGATAATGAGTATCATCTGAAAATATTTAAATCACGGGAAGAGTTGAAGGAATGGAAAGAAGAAGACAATCCGGTGATCGTCATTTTTGATCTGGAAATATAA
- a CDS encoding 6-bladed beta-propeller, whose translation MRKITFFLVLSFQFIQLCVNQELPKYSLTDVPLVVDIDSVEYIPLKTGYVRYLPLETNRDCLIGFADKVLIRNNRIYVADFSSRTMALFVFDMTGKFLFKIARVGKGPGEYTSFRDFDIQTNGDIYMFDHFGKKFLIFDAAGKYLEELRVDYSFSYFTLAKDKMYWSRLSEYGKMYANLAVYHIPGKKTEFLLNNKINLNDNKLSLDFTSYGFYSSPNGMVYYSPRFSEIIYSIDHNGVHPAIGIKNLQIPPEHVIKEWVEKKYEFAINSDERYFKENVHIYETDRYTAFKCINKKTIESITILYHKQSESFYAIPNFFYGMDLGIDNIRGSIGEYFFGMVRLNPDYKEHRKILETREELTNWKEEDNPVIVIFDIEI comes from the coding sequence ATGAGAAAAATAACTTTCTTTTTAGTTCTTTCGTTCCAGTTTATACAATTATGTGTCAATCAGGAATTACCCAAATATTCCCTTACGGATGTACCCCTTGTGGTGGACATCGATTCGGTTGAATATATTCCTTTAAAAACGGGTTACGTACGGTATCTGCCGCTGGAAACCAACCGTGATTGTTTGATAGGTTTCGCAGATAAAGTGCTTATCAGGAATAACAGGATCTATGTCGCTGATTTTAGCAGCAGAACCATGGCTTTGTTCGTTTTTGATATGACCGGAAAATTCCTTTTCAAGATTGCCAGGGTCGGAAAAGGACCCGGAGAATACACCAGTTTCCGCGATTTTGATATCCAAACCAATGGCGATATTTATATGTTTGATCATTTTGGAAAGAAATTTTTGATATTTGATGCAGCAGGAAAATACCTGGAAGAATTAAGGGTAGATTATTCTTTCTCTTATTTTACCCTGGCAAAGGATAAAATGTACTGGTCGAGGCTTTCCGAATATGGAAAGATGTATGCCAATTTAGCCGTCTATCATATTCCTGGGAAAAAAACAGAATTTTTATTAAACAATAAAATAAATTTGAATGATAATAAATTATCATTGGATTTTACTTCATATGGATTTTATTCTTCGCCGAATGGTATGGTTTATTATTCTCCCAGGTTTTCCGAAATTATATATTCTATTGACCATAATGGTGTTCACCCTGCCATTGGCATTAAAAACCTGCAAATACCACCCGAGCATGTCATTAAAGAATGGGTAGAAAAAAAATATGAGTTTGCGATAAATTCGGATGAGCGATATTTTAAAGAGAATGTACATATTTACGAAACAGACAGGTATACTGCCTTCAAGTGTATCAACAAAAAAACGATAGAGTCCATAACCATATTGTACCATAAACAATCAGAATCATTTTATGCCATTCCCAATTTCTTTTATGGGATGGATCTCGGAATTGATAATATCAGGGGAAGTATCGGCGAATATTTCTTCGGTATGGTTCGTCTTAACCCTGACTATAAGGAACATCGGAAAATCCTTGAAACACGGGAAGAATTAACCAACTGGAAAGAAGAAGATAATCCGGTGATCGTCATTTTTGATATAGAAATATAA
- a CDS encoding carbohydrate-binding domain-containing protein codes for MRTRYFFLYCICIATFVLCACSKNELSDNIPDENEQVDQTDPGNSENPEIPEDPGDPGDDELIPNSQEIYYENAITIAFSGNNVVIDNPFSENGVTVEEDNGHVVIRSTITDSELNYILSGITSDGSVKIYGEKKFGLILNGVGITNPNGAAINIQNKKKALVTIVDQTNNRLIDGAVYTYTDGEDMKATFFSEGNLDISGKGSLEIRGKNKHGLCTDGALTFTDGVIHIKEAASDGIHANDEIILSGGTLTIRSVSDGIESESKTEAIEITGGTLNIVTTGEKGHAIKAKYNIYIDTGGSVDITVYGDASKGIKPTGDLTIMRGNITINTAGNAIWEEDEQDLSSAAGIKCDGNLLIESGTLYILSAGSGGKGINVDGTITVNDGDITVITTGNQHVYNRNNDTAAKAIKSDGDLTVNGGTIKIRTSKTEAEGLESKATLTITNGDIDIEAYDDAVNASKNIQIDGGKIYCKSETNDAIDSNGTIFITGGVVIAVGASSPEGGFDCDNNRFSITGGTILGIGGSTSSPTASASAQRSVIFQASANVQVIHIKNTSGSAGVLTFKLPVIYRSSSTVLFSSPLLEGSTGYTIYTGGSISDGSSFHGLYTDATYSGGSSSGTFTTGSAAGAVTSIGSSSGPGGGRP; via the coding sequence ATGAGGACCAGATATTTTTTTCTTTATTGCATTTGCATCGCAACTTTTGTGTTGTGCGCATGCTCCAAAAATGAGTTGTCTGATAATATTCCGGACGAGAATGAGCAAGTCGATCAGACAGATCCGGGAAATTCGGAAAATCCGGAAATCCCAGAAGATCCTGGTGATCCTGGCGATGATGAATTGATCCCCAATTCACAGGAAATCTATTATGAGAATGCCATTACCATCGCATTCTCAGGAAACAACGTGGTCATCGATAATCCTTTCTCCGAAAACGGAGTAACGGTAGAGGAGGATAACGGACATGTCGTTATTCGTTCCACCATTACCGACAGTGAACTGAATTATATCCTGTCAGGAATCACCAGCGACGGTTCGGTGAAAATATACGGTGAGAAAAAGTTCGGGTTGATACTGAACGGGGTCGGCATCACTAATCCCAACGGTGCGGCCATCAATATCCAGAATAAGAAAAAAGCGCTGGTTACCATTGTCGACCAGACAAACAACCGGCTGATCGACGGCGCTGTTTATACCTATACCGACGGGGAGGATATGAAAGCAACCTTTTTCAGTGAAGGCAACCTTGACATATCCGGAAAAGGATCGCTCGAGATCCGTGGAAAAAATAAACATGGTCTCTGTACCGATGGAGCTTTAACATTTACGGATGGTGTCATCCATATTAAAGAAGCTGCCAGTGACGGTATTCATGCTAACGACGAGATCATCCTTTCAGGTGGTACCCTCACGATACGATCTGTCAGCGATGGAATTGAAAGCGAAAGCAAGACGGAAGCCATTGAAATTACCGGTGGAACGTTGAACATAGTTACTACCGGGGAGAAAGGTCATGCTATCAAAGCCAAATATAATATATACATCGATACCGGAGGGAGTGTAGACATCACTGTATATGGCGATGCATCCAAAGGGATCAAGCCAACCGGGGACTTGACCATCATGAGAGGAAATATCACCATCAATACTGCAGGTAATGCCATCTGGGAAGAGGATGAACAGGACCTTTCTTCTGCGGCGGGGATCAAGTGCGACGGTAACCTGCTCATAGAATCGGGTACCCTGTATATTTTAAGCGCAGGCTCGGGAGGCAAAGGCATCAATGTAGACGGTACCATTACAGTGAATGATGGCGATATAACAGTCATCACCACCGGTAACCAGCATGTGTACAACCGGAACAACGACACAGCCGCTAAAGCGATAAAAAGTGACGGCGACCTGACCGTCAATGGCGGCACCATAAAAATACGTACCTCTAAGACCGAAGCCGAAGGGCTTGAGAGCAAAGCGACGCTGACCATCACCAACGGTGATATTGATATCGAAGCATATGACGATGCGGTCAATGCTTCGAAGAATATACAGATAGACGGTGGGAAGATTTATTGTAAAAGCGAGACCAATGATGCGATCGACTCCAACGGAACAATCTTCATTACAGGGGGAGTGGTTATCGCTGTTGGCGCATCGTCTCCTGAAGGCGGATTTGACTGCGACAATAATCGTTTCTCCATTACCGGAGGCACCATTCTCGGTATAGGAGGAAGTACCAGTAGTCCGACGGCCAGCGCAAGTGCCCAACGCTCGGTTATATTCCAGGCATCCGCCAATGTGCAGGTCATACATATTAAAAATACTTCCGGTAGTGCCGGAGTGTTGACATTCAAGCTTCCGGTAATCTACAGAAGCAGTTCAACAGTTCTGTTCAGCAGTCCGTTATTGGAAGGGAGTACCGGGTATACCATCTATACCGGTGGAAGTATTTCGGACGGTAGTAGCTTTCACGGCCTCTATACAGATGCGACCTATAGCGGCGGTTCTTCATCCGGCACATTTACTACTGGTTCGGCGGCAGGAGCGGTCACGAGTATAGGATCTTCCAGCGGTCCGGGCGGTGGAAGGCCATAA